The sequence AGGCTAATTCTCGAAAACATTATCTCTGCAACCATGCATCGAATCATTCTTTCTTTTGACATCCGAACCCGATTGGGAACATGATCTGACAGCGGAGAAAGCCAATCGTAGACAAGGGAGTCATACAGTGCTGCAAGGGACATATCATTTTGCTGCGTTGGAGTGAAAACAGGTAGCCGTGATGTAGCGGAAAATGGCAACGGCAACCCTGATAACCAACGACGGTGGCGGGGCTCTAGTACTGGACTGGACATGGTCTGAATAAATCGTGCAAAGTTCCTTGCGTTACTATCAATTGCATTTAGAGCCGGTGGGACACCGAGTGCTTCAAGTCTAGCAAGCTCATTAGCACCACATACCAAGACACAGAGAAATACAATCACTAACAGTGTCTGAGATACCGCAGGCATTGAATCATGAGCTATTTGGTCTTGGAGTCTGCTGGTAGCCAGGCGAATCCAATCGTCAAATCCTTGTATTTGAATCTCGATCTCATCCTGTCGTGGAACTGGTTGGCTAGCACTAGTAATCACTCGAACATGCAGAGATGTCCATTGCTCAGTCCGTTGGTGTGGCTGAAAATCTCGGCGGAACGATCGGTGGAGGCTGTTGTTCTGCTTCATCCCAATCTCTAGCTGGATTACTGGTTCATCCACATCATCTACTACAAAGTCAAAGTCGTCAACCCGAGCCAAGCTAGCCAACTTGCGTCTTCTTTGAGGCAGAATAGAGTTAGGGCGCGGATAACTTGCTTCTGGAGATTCGAAGGGTAGAGCCATGGAATATAACCCTTCAACTATTGCAAGATCTGCACGTTGGCCAATAAATTTAATTAGTGTTGGACTTCCGCTATCTTCGTCGCTGAAACCCGGGGGGGCATCAATTTCTTCAAATAGCATGGACGAAAAGCAGAAACTCTTCTGCCTATCTTCTGGATGTTCGGCTCCATTCGTGGGCCAAGGGGTAGAGAGAAGGAATGGATCGGATATGGATAGTGGAATTGACGATTCTTCCGCCGAGAGCGAGAACCGAAAGGCTTCAGTCAAGTCGTTAAAATGAGaaaatataattatatataatGCTACAATTCATTAGATATGCCATCATAGAAAATGAGGGaaactcagagagagattgTACCGTTCTGTACCAGCACCTGTGCGAGGCGGAGGCTTGTGTCTTCTGTATCCCGGAAATGCTTCCAACTCAGCAATGTGGATACACCATGGCCATCCGGGGATGCTTCAACTGGAAGAACATTCAACCACAGGACTTTGGTTGTGGTAAGAACAAAAAAGTGGGAAGGATTATGTTTGCTTCTAGAAATATCCAAAATCCACTCAGAAGGTCGCTGTAACCCAAGGGATATGAGGTGCTGTTCAGGCGGCTGCATGCTAAGTCTGCATAGGGCCAGATTGCGACGGTTACAGACCAGTAATTGATGCACATCTCCAACCCAAATGACTGCAGCCCAGCCATCAAAATGATCTTCCTTTGTGGGTTCAGAAATTCCTAACCCAGACGCACGCGACAGAGATCCACAGGGACCTCGATCAGCAATCCAATCAGCTTGAAGCTGGTGCTTGCCACGTATATCCCAAACGCTCCATTTCCCACAACGATCAATAATCGCGACCTGCCGTTGGTACCATGGATTAAAAGTAACATCGGCATGCGGCTGGCCACCAGTTAACGAAATCGGTATATCAACCAATGGATTTGCATTGAGATGGGTCTTCGAGTGCGGCTCCAGCATAAAACCTCTCATTCCAAAGGATGAGAGTAATGGCATTCTATGGCGCAAAGGGCGAAATATCATAGTGCTCTGGGAAAATCTCGCCGCGAAGTACGTGTTTTCTTCATCAATAGATTCTGCGAAACAAATTTGCTGCACTGGGCCTCCAGGGCATTTCCACCATGCGCCATCGCTGTATGCGAGGTTCGGACTAGAGAGCATTCGCTTCGAACCGGCTAGCGTACTCTTAGTTTTGAGATCGAGGGGGATAACGGCAATGGATGTTGCTGGATCACCAGAAGCAGTTACTACTATCGGAACTGACTGACTACCGGCATGATTCTCGTTGACCGCTCTTCCAAATGCCAAACGCGTAGAAACCAAGGGGTCAAAATTCGTCACAGTTGCAGTGATGACTTGGGAGGACCTGTCGTGAGAGTTCACTAACCCCAAGCTTGGGGCCAATTCCGGATATGCTTTCAACAATGAATGTTCCTTTCTTGCAACTCGAGAAGCTTCATGCTGAGTTGTAGGACTCGAGAAAGTGGAATCGGGTTCAAGGGAGGTGACAAAAGTTTCCCTCAAAGCAGTAAAGGGCGGACCTAGCGATACATCAGCGTGTTGCTATTCAGCATTAGTAATGATTATACCAACTTCGCTTAGGAACACGCGTAAACTCCCAATTTTGCGTCCCTGGAAGGTAGAATGGTGTTCCAAGGTGCCCATACTGCAGGGTAGTTCGACGACAGTGGTCATCCATCTGGTTTGGATCGAGGCGTGGTACGCAGCAAGAAAACTTGAAGAAAACTGGTATTCATTGCGGAGAAAATCAACATGCACACACTACGTGTGTCAATGATTTAGATAGCAATCGTTTGTGAGGAGCTATGGATTGAAAAGTAGCGGCATGGTCATAGTGCTGGCTTGAGAGCTCAAAAGAGTGCTCCATGCAGAAATTCGTCTTGTTCGGCGAAAGGGCCAAGCTTATTTTGAGTTTAGCGCCATATTCAGTTTGCGCCAACCTATTTGGGGTttcagtactccgtactccgtagccaGATCGAAGTAACCTTGGGGCTAGACCGGATGTTGCTGCGCAACCAATATTCTTGACACCTGGAAAAACACCA is a genomic window of Coccidioides posadasii str. Silveira chromosome 3, complete sequence containing:
- a CDS encoding uncharacterized protein (EggNog:ENOG410PPF1~COG:S~BUSCO:2221at33183), with amino-acid sequence MDDHCRRTTLQYGHLGTPFYLPGTQNWEFTRVPKRSPPFTALRETFVTSLEPDSTFSSPTTQHEASRVARKEHSLLKAYPELAPSLGLVNSHDRSSQVITATVTNFDPLVSTRLAFGRAVNENHAGSQSVPIVVTASGDPATSIAVIPLDLKTKSTLAGSKRMLSSPNLAYSDGAWWKCPGGPVQQICFAESIDEENTYFAARFSQSTMIFRPLRHRMPLLSSFGMRGFMLEPHSKTHLNANPLVDIPISLTGGQPHADVTFNPWYQRQVAIIDRCGKWSVWDIRGKHQLQADWIADRGPCGSLSRASGLGISEPTKEDHFDGWAAVIWVGDVHQLLVCNRRNLALCRLSMQPPEQHLISLGLQRPSEWILDISRSKHNPSHFFVLTTTKVLWLNVLPVEASPDGHGVSTLLSWKHFRDTEDTSLRLAQVLVQNALYIIIFSHFNDLTEAFRFSLSAEESSIPLSISDPFLLSTPWPTNGAEHPEDRQKSFCFSSMLFEEIDAPPGFSDEDSGSPTLIKFIGQRADLAIVEGLYSMALPFESPEASYPRPNSILPQRRRKLASLARVDDFDFVVDDVDEPVIQLEIGMKQNNSLHRSFRRDFQPHQRTEQWTSLHVRVITSASQPVPRQDEIEIQIQGFDDWIRLATSRLQDQIAHDSMPAVSQTLLEALGVPPALNAIDSNARNFARFIQTMSSPVLEPRHRRWLSGLPLPFSATSRLPVFTPTQQNDMSLAALYDSLVYDWLSPLSDHVPNRVRMSKERMIRCMVAEIMFSRISLVQMMPEKRESTSLEDQVMTSSGPANEPPFKGGRRGASHDGILPSQGASFTPMLYQSHEPTARASLALHRYTTVNPQPDPLKRVMTTLSHWKVGTDPADYDWQKTVHAIQDEQSLSGDHPTVQRRRRREERKRRQLEKAQKQASLTPSTPKLVDGGRMWGSQPDRAIRISPVEPELWSSQIKEENIPLTQVERGVFGSREVARKKMGKERRKRRAAGF